The following is a genomic window from Geoalkalibacter halelectricus.
TCCTCAAAGCCCCGACTGCGGTAATCAAACCAGCTGAAGCGATCGGCGATGTCCGGATACAACTCGCGAAAACTGTCGCGAAGCCCCCATTCCTGCAATTCGGCGAACCATTCGCGCTCCTCGGGAAGAAAACTGGTCTTGCCGGTACGCAGCCAGCGTTTGGCGTTTTCGGGACCGATGCCGATATCTCCATCCACGGGCGCGATATTGAAATCGCCCATGACTACCAAAGGCTGCTCGGGGTTGCACTGCTCCTTGAGATACGCCAGCAGTTCAGCGTAAAAGCGCCGCTTGGCCGGAAACTTGACCGGATGCTCACGGTTCTCGCCCTGGGGAAAATAGCCGTTGATGACCCGCAGCGTCTGGCCCGAGGGCAGAATGAAATCTCCACTGATAAAACGCTTCTGCGCCTCCTCGCCATCGTCGGGCAGCCCGAACTGTACCCGCGTCGGCTCATGGCGAGACAAAAGGGCGACACCGTAGTGGGTCTTCTGTCCGTGGAAGGCGACGTGATAACCC
Proteins encoded in this region:
- the xthA gene encoding exodeoxyribonuclease III produces the protein MKLVCFNVNGLRSRLHQLKAVIDKYEPEILGLQETKVQDADFPVQAVQDLGYHVAFHGQKTHYGVALLSRHEPTRVQFGLPDDGEEAQKRFISGDFILPSGQTLRVINGYFPQGENREHPVKFPAKRRFYAELLAYLKEQCNPEQPLVVMGDFNIAPVDGDIGIGPENAKRWLRTGKTSFLPEEREWFAELQEWGLRDSFRELYPDIADRFSWFDYRSRGFEDDPKRGLRIDHILMTSPVFKGCSKAGIDYDIRAMEKPSDHCPVWAEVALE